A genomic stretch from Moraxella nasicaprae includes:
- a CDS encoding ArsR/SmtB family transcription factor produces the protein MNEQAHAMQLMKDCIPIFTVLSDENRHLILKLLLENGAMRVNDITENLHLSRPAVSHHLKIMLSANAVSVEQIGKERFYSLAMKDEIEKMGELVALMKKYCPSNQSE, from the coding sequence ATGAACGAACAAGCCCACGCAATGCAATTAATGAAAGACTGCATTCCCATTTTTACCGTGCTTTCGGACGAAAACCGCCATTTGATTTTGAAATTATTGTTGGAAAATGGGGCGATGCGGGTCAATGACATTACCGAAAATCTGCATTTGTCTCGCCCTGCGGTGTCGCACCATTTGAAAATTATGCTATCCGCCAATGCCGTCAGCGTAGAACAAATCGGTAAAGAACGCTTTTACAGTTTGGCGATGAAAGATGAAATTGAAAAAATGGGCGAATTGGTGGCATTGATGAAAAAATATTGTCCGAGTAATCAAAGTGAATGA